Proteins found in one Geomonas subterranea genomic segment:
- a CDS encoding c-type cytochrome gives MTGKTARLIFWVGTLTSAAIFLWQTYDFHMQTPKFTHTDKLNEQVVAGKKVWHKYNCNDCHTILGFGGYYAPDMTKAFYRLGENNIASIVQHPDVMYKNSFRKMPQLGVSETETRQLVSFLRWVGEIENRKWPPQDEKFVEAYKLRESQPQKLDKVHLVLQACGGCHTFENQGRNVGGDLTTIANRITYDRQTLINYMINPQSVRPGVTMPPQDVSPQTAGIIADFLLSLKSNKEVSK, from the coding sequence ATGACCGGAAAAACAGCCCGGCTGATCTTCTGGGTGGGAACCCTCACCTCGGCAGCGATCTTCCTCTGGCAAACCTACGATTTCCACATGCAGACCCCCAAGTTCACCCACACCGACAAGCTCAACGAACAGGTCGTAGCCGGCAAGAAGGTCTGGCACAAGTACAACTGCAACGACTGCCACACCATTTTGGGCTTCGGGGGGTACTACGCACCCGACATGACCAAGGCGTTCTACCGGCTGGGGGAAAACAACATCGCCTCCATCGTGCAGCACCCCGACGTCATGTACAAAAACTCCTTCAGGAAAATGCCCCAGCTTGGTGTCAGCGAGACGGAGACGAGGCAGCTGGTCAGCTTCCTGCGCTGGGTGGGGGAGATCGAGAACCGCAAGTGGCCACCGCAGGACGAGAAATTCGTCGAAGCCTATAAACTGCGTGAGTCCCAGCCGCAGAAGCTGGACAAGGTCCACCTGGTGCTGCAGGCGTGCGGCGGCTGTCACACCTTCGAGAACCAGGGGCGCAACGTCGGGGGAGATCTCACCACCATCGCCAACCGGATCACCTACGACCGCCAAACCCTCATCAACTACATGATCAACCCGCAGTCGGTTCGTCCCGGCGTGACCATGCCGCCGCAGGACGTGAGCCCGCAGACCGCAGGCATCATCGCGGATTTCCTGCTGAGCCTTAAGTCGAACAAGGAGGTGAGCAAATGA
- the ric gene encoding iron-sulfur cluster repair di-iron protein → MEKTHPEPVAATNVETVGTVVARDFRTAEVFEKYGIDFCCGGNMPLAQACRERGIDLASLQRDLEEAGSRPLERSQNYDAWELPFLADYIVNAHHGYLKESIPTITAYANKIAQVHGPNHPEVVQIAEIFGKVAADLMQHLESEEGQLFPAIRKLTEMRKEGGAPNPEEIKKLKAVLAELGHEHDEVGAAVHEIRRLSKNYAVPADACNTFMVTYQKLKEFEDDLHKHVHLENNILFLKAGKL, encoded by the coding sequence ATGGAAAAAACACATCCGGAACCAGTCGCAGCAACCAACGTGGAAACCGTAGGCACGGTGGTCGCCAGGGATTTTCGCACCGCCGAAGTCTTTGAAAAATACGGCATCGACTTCTGCTGCGGCGGCAACATGCCGCTGGCACAGGCCTGCCGGGAAAGAGGGATCGACCTCGCGTCGCTCCAGCGCGACCTTGAAGAGGCAGGTTCCCGCCCGCTGGAGCGCAGCCAGAACTACGACGCCTGGGAACTCCCCTTCCTGGCCGACTACATCGTCAACGCGCACCACGGCTACCTCAAGGAGAGCATCCCGACCATCACCGCCTATGCCAACAAGATCGCCCAGGTTCACGGCCCCAACCACCCCGAGGTGGTGCAGATCGCCGAGATCTTCGGCAAGGTGGCGGCCGACCTGATGCAGCACCTGGAAAGCGAGGAGGGACAACTCTTCCCGGCCATCAGGAAGCTGACCGAAATGAGAAAGGAAGGTGGAGCGCCCAACCCGGAAGAGATCAAGAAGCTGAAGGCGGTCCTGGCGGAACTGGGCCACGAGCATGACGAAGTCGGGGCCGCTGTGCACGAGATCCGCCGGCTTTCCAAGAACTATGCGGTGCCCGCGGACGCCTGCAACACCTTCATGGTCACCTATCAGAAGCTGAAGGAGTTTGAGGACGACCTGCACAAGCACGTCCATCTGGAGAACAACATACTGTTCCTGAAAGCCGGTAAGCTGTAG
- a CDS encoding bacteriohemerythrin, with protein sequence MLVEWRDDLSIGMLEIDVQHKLLFDKFNAFVNAYQNNLDVEEIMRMFWFLEAYAVTHFKEEEKLMQQVRYPDYEKHREKHLAFIDQINLLKERLKAEGISQSVVSAMTNFITSWLIDHISTMDRAIGRFVNSAASPRLP encoded by the coding sequence ATGTTGGTGGAGTGGAGAGACGATCTCAGCATCGGGATGCTGGAGATCGATGTTCAGCACAAGCTTCTTTTCGACAAGTTCAACGCCTTCGTCAACGCCTACCAGAATAACCTGGACGTGGAAGAGATCATGCGCATGTTCTGGTTCCTCGAAGCCTATGCCGTGACGCACTTCAAGGAAGAGGAGAAGTTGATGCAGCAGGTCCGCTACCCGGACTATGAGAAACACCGCGAAAAGCACCTTGCCTTCATCGACCAGATCAATCTACTGAAAGAGCGCCTTAAGGCGGAGGGAATCTCCCAAAGCGTTGTCAGCGCCATGACCAACTTCATCACCAGTTGGCTCATCGACCACATCTCCACCATGGACCGCGCCATCGGCCGGTTTGTCAACAGCGCCGCCTCCCCCCGCCTCCCCTGA
- a CDS encoding divergent polysaccharide deacetylase family protein yields the protein MAKRGKAVNRRKPAPGGGRTPLLALLIVALLIAAAFFLLEHFKKPSPPSQPPAKPAVSASKHQPMPERTPPVQQKLSTSRAPAVKPHPAALPKATGPGRLAIIIDDMGTSMQELKTLQSIGQPLTYSVIPSLAHAKQVAEGAHAAGAEVMVHMPMEPEGYPKQKLESVGVLVAMDDGEIANRIRSYFATVPHAVGANNHMGSRFTQDAAKMKVVLQVLKEKGVFFVDSKTSPASVGYREAKALGMKCAVRQVFLDNVQDEGAIGKQLAQAAATARKKGAAIAICHPHPATMRALKVYMPELAKSGITFVHASELTN from the coding sequence GTGGCAAAAAGGGGTAAGGCCGTAAACAGACGTAAACCCGCACCGGGCGGTGGACGCACGCCGCTTTTGGCGCTTTTGATAGTCGCACTACTTATAGCCGCGGCTTTCTTCCTGCTGGAGCACTTCAAGAAGCCCTCTCCGCCGTCCCAGCCTCCCGCCAAGCCCGCGGTCAGCGCTTCGAAGCACCAGCCGATGCCCGAACGGACGCCCCCGGTGCAGCAGAAACTTTCCACCTCCCGGGCGCCGGCGGTCAAACCGCATCCGGCCGCACTCCCCAAGGCCACAGGTCCCGGTCGTCTCGCCATCATCATCGATGACATGGGAACCAGCATGCAGGAGTTGAAGACGCTGCAGTCGATCGGGCAGCCGCTCACCTACTCGGTGATCCCGAGCCTTGCCCACGCAAAGCAGGTGGCTGAAGGGGCGCACGCGGCGGGCGCCGAGGTGATGGTGCATATGCCGATGGAGCCCGAGGGGTATCCCAAGCAGAAGCTGGAGTCGGTGGGAGTGTTGGTTGCCATGGACGACGGCGAGATCGCGAACCGGATCAGGAGTTACTTCGCCACTGTGCCCCACGCCGTCGGCGCCAACAACCATATGGGGTCGCGCTTCACCCAGGACGCGGCGAAGATGAAGGTGGTGCTGCAGGTGCTGAAGGAGAAGGGGGTCTTCTTCGTGGACAGCAAGACCTCTCCGGCCTCGGTTGGCTACCGGGAGGCGAAGGCGCTGGGGATGAAGTGTGCGGTGCGACAGGTGTTTCTGGACAACGTGCAGGACGAGGGCGCCATCGGCAAGCAGTTGGCCCAGGCCGCAGCCACGGCAAGAAAAAAGGGTGCGGCGATAGCAATCTGTCATCCGCACCCTGCAACCATGCGAGCCCTCAAGGTCTATATGCCCGAACTGGCCAAAAGCGGCATCACCTTTGTCCACGCGTCGGAGCTGACCAACTAG
- a CDS encoding ParA family protein, translated as MRAMKNYPYVITVSSEKGGVGKTTLATNLAIFLKGLDENLPVSIFSFDNHFTIDKMFSIKGQKLNGTVADLLLETRGRDLLHTGQYGVNYIPSSSTLPELRGSLKGPMVLARLLAMSEIPGILIVDTRPDLDVMTQNALYAADRVLVPIKDMASMDNCRNIFELFDKKGLDRKSLSLIPCLIDERIKFEGMFKDQKTLLKAFAINRGFRCSDIFISKSPKVESLNTNPEGKIYPILTHGRGTDVYGQFAALGQTCLNEFYETEEPRAMLYDKWQHEENKRKKEEYFGRLSGLKSQCLVCGKELRQDSQVSYYCESSDGAASGYMEADCFTGFLVSTIFKIERQLPPDDPTRQMIHQTALESVFVLNPGVGDEAGSIDFHRFDLTGSELLKKKYPLARAPEYDGFSGIMTETLSGYQGELRDAFLMVHPVNGDNPASILVDEKYREVAKLKKRIAAQL; from the coding sequence ATGCGCGCCATGAAAAATTACCCTTATGTAATAACCGTTTCCTCTGAAAAGGGGGGGGTCGGCAAGACCACGCTGGCAACCAACCTCGCGATCTTCCTGAAGGGCCTTGACGAGAATCTCCCGGTGTCGATCTTCTCCTTCGACAACCACTTCACCATCGACAAGATGTTCTCCATCAAGGGGCAGAAGCTCAACGGAACCGTGGCCGACCTCCTGCTGGAGACCCGCGGGCGCGACCTGCTGCACACCGGACAGTACGGGGTCAACTACATCCCCTCCTCCTCCACCCTGCCGGAACTGCGCGGTTCGCTCAAGGGACCGATGGTGCTGGCGCGGCTGCTGGCGATGTCCGAGATCCCGGGGATCCTGATCGTCGACACCCGCCCGGACCTCGACGTGATGACCCAGAACGCGCTCTACGCAGCGGACCGGGTGCTGGTCCCGATCAAGGATATGGCCAGCATGGACAACTGCCGCAACATCTTCGAGCTCTTCGACAAGAAGGGGCTGGACCGGAAAAGCCTGTCACTGATCCCCTGCCTGATCGACGAGAGGATCAAGTTCGAAGGGATGTTCAAGGACCAGAAAACGCTCCTGAAGGCGTTCGCCATCAACCGCGGCTTCCGCTGCTCCGACATCTTCATATCCAAGAGCCCCAAGGTGGAAAGCCTCAACACCAACCCGGAGGGTAAGATCTACCCGATCCTTACCCACGGGCGCGGCACCGACGTCTATGGCCAGTTCGCGGCGCTGGGGCAAACCTGCCTCAACGAGTTCTACGAGACCGAAGAGCCGCGCGCCATGCTCTACGACAAGTGGCAGCACGAGGAGAACAAGCGCAAGAAAGAGGAGTACTTCGGCAGGCTGTCCGGGCTGAAGAGCCAGTGCCTGGTCTGCGGCAAGGAACTGCGCCAGGATTCGCAGGTTTCCTACTACTGCGAGAGTTCCGACGGCGCCGCAAGCGGCTACATGGAAGCCGACTGCTTCACGGGGTTCCTGGTTTCGACCATATTCAAGATCGAGCGCCAGCTGCCGCCCGACGACCCGACCAGGCAGATGATCCACCAGACCGCGCTGGAATCGGTGTTCGTGCTGAACCCGGGGGTGGGTGACGAGGCAGGGAGCATCGACTTCCACCGTTTCGACCTGACCGGAAGTGAGTTGCTGAAGAAGAAGTATCCGCTGGCCCGCGCGCCGGAGTACGACGGCTTCTCCGGGATCATGACGGAGACGCTGTCCGGGTACCAGGGGGAACTGCGGGACGCGTTCCTGATGGTTCATCCCGTGAACGGTGACAATCCCGCCTCCATCCTCGTGGATGAGAAGTACCGGGAAGTAGCGAAGCTCAAGAAGCGGATCGCGGCACAGCTATAA
- the xseA gene encoding exodeoxyribonuclease VII large subunit, whose amino-acid sequence MQLFKDRRVLTVSALTALVRGLLEENFEQVWVEGEISNLACPQSGHCYFTLKDPGAQIRCVMFRGAFRSLKFTPRDGMRVLVRARMTLFEPRGEYQLSVDSMEPQGIGALQMAFIQLKERLAKEGLFSELHKREIPKLPRRIGVVTSPTGAAIRDILTVLSRRFANVELLIAPVRVQGEGAALEIAAAIADLNRYGNVDVMIVGRGGGSLEDLWAFNEEVVARAIHKSTVPVISAVGHEIDFTIADFVADLRAATPSAAAELVVQSKQELTAAVEALSHRLQVAQLRRLERSRALVTALSRAITDPSRILGHLAQRVDTLDARLVREAGLILDDASERIVTLSARLARQSPALILRQNAERLSTLSLRLDHAMTRRLACAAESVGLATGTLNAVSPLATLSRGYSIARKLPGRSVITSFRQLAPGDRLELSLAAGSALCTVERACGQSESLTAPERSV is encoded by the coding sequence GTGCAACTTTTCAAGGACCGGCGGGTCCTCACGGTAAGTGCTTTGACGGCGCTGGTGCGCGGCCTCCTGGAGGAGAACTTCGAGCAGGTCTGGGTCGAAGGGGAGATCTCCAACCTCGCCTGCCCCCAGTCCGGCCACTGCTACTTCACCCTCAAGGACCCCGGCGCACAGATCCGCTGCGTCATGTTCCGCGGCGCCTTCCGCTCCCTCAAATTCACACCGCGCGACGGCATGCGCGTGCTCGTGCGCGCCCGCATGACCTTGTTCGAGCCGCGCGGGGAGTACCAGCTCTCGGTCGACTCCATGGAGCCACAGGGGATCGGCGCGCTGCAGATGGCGTTCATCCAGCTGAAGGAGCGTCTCGCCAAGGAGGGGCTCTTCTCTGAGCTCCACAAACGTGAGATCCCCAAGCTGCCGCGCCGGATCGGGGTGGTCACTTCGCCCACCGGCGCCGCCATCCGCGATATCCTCACCGTGCTTTCCCGCCGCTTCGCCAACGTGGAACTCCTGATCGCTCCGGTCCGGGTCCAGGGGGAGGGGGCGGCGCTGGAAATCGCCGCGGCCATCGCCGACCTGAACCGCTACGGCAACGTCGACGTCATGATCGTCGGGCGCGGCGGCGGATCCCTGGAGGACCTCTGGGCCTTCAACGAGGAGGTGGTGGCGCGGGCCATTCATAAATCCACCGTTCCTGTCATCTCGGCGGTCGGGCACGAGATCGACTTCACTATCGCGGATTTCGTTGCGGACCTGCGGGCCGCCACCCCGTCGGCCGCGGCCGAGCTGGTGGTGCAGAGCAAGCAGGAGCTGACCGCGGCGGTGGAGGCGCTCAGCCACCGGCTGCAGGTCGCGCAACTGCGCCGTCTGGAGCGCTCCCGCGCGCTGGTGACGGCGCTCAGTCGCGCCATCACCGACCCCAGCCGCATCCTCGGCCATCTGGCGCAACGGGTCGATACCCTGGACGCACGCCTGGTGCGGGAGGCGGGGCTGATCCTCGACGACGCCTCGGAGCGGATCGTCACCCTGTCGGCGCGCCTGGCCCGCCAGAGCCCCGCGCTCATCCTGAGGCAAAACGCGGAGCGGCTCTCGACGCTGTCGCTGCGCCTGGATCACGCCATGACCCGGCGCCTGGCCTGCGCCGCCGAGAGCGTCGGCCTCGCCACCGGAACCCTGAACGCGGTCTCCCCGCTCGCCACCCTTTCCCGCGGCTACAGCATCGCCCGCAAGCTCCCCGGCCGCTCCGTGATCACCTCCTTTAGGCAACTGGCCCCCGGGGACCGGCTGGAACTCTCCCTCGCCGCCGGTTCCGCCCTTTGCACCGTGGAGCGGGCCTGCGGGCAGAGTGAATCCTTGACGGCACCTGAGCGATCGGTATAA
- a CDS encoding exodeoxyribonuclease VII small subunit: MAVEKFETALKKLEDVVKKLEGGELSLEDSLKAFEEGVKHSAFCSKKLNEAERRVELLVKQRDGSLSARPFEEEE; encoded by the coding sequence ATGGCAGTCGAGAAGTTTGAAACCGCACTGAAGAAGCTCGAGGACGTCGTGAAAAAGCTGGAAGGGGGGGAGCTCTCGCTCGAGGATTCCCTGAAGGCGTTCGAGGAAGGGGTGAAGCATTCCGCCTTCTGCTCCAAGAAGCTCAACGAGGCCGAGCGGCGCGTCGAGCTCCTCGTCAAGCAGCGCGACGGCAGCCTCTCGGCCAGGCCTTTCGAGGAAGAGGAGTAG
- a CDS encoding polyprenyl synthetase family protein codes for MDLKEYLKQKCQLVDQALERYLPDAKELPASLHGAMRYSVFAGGKRVRPVLMLAACEAVGGSADAVMPAACAMEMIHTYSLIHDDLPAMDNDDFRRGNPTNHKVYGEATAILAGDALLTEAFILLSNGTGGDPAARLRVIQEIAVASGSHGMVGGQVVDMESEGRHDVDLPTLSYIHTHKTGALIRASVRCGAILGGASGEQFTSLTRYADAIGLAFQIADDILDVEGTTEELGKDAGSDQARGKATYPALMGLEASKARAQELVQIALDALASFDERAEPLRAIASYIVKRKS; via the coding sequence ATGGATCTTAAGGAATACCTGAAGCAGAAGTGCCAGTTGGTCGACCAGGCGCTGGAGCGCTACCTTCCCGATGCCAAGGAACTCCCGGCATCCCTGCACGGCGCCATGCGCTACTCGGTTTTCGCCGGCGGCAAGCGCGTCCGGCCGGTGCTTATGCTGGCGGCCTGCGAGGCCGTGGGGGGCTCGGCTGATGCGGTCATGCCGGCGGCGTGCGCCATGGAGATGATCCACACCTACTCGCTGATCCACGACGACCTTCCCGCCATGGACAACGACGACTTCCGCAGGGGGAACCCCACCAACCATAAAGTATATGGTGAGGCGACCGCCATCCTGGCGGGCGACGCCCTGTTGACCGAGGCCTTCATTCTCCTCTCCAACGGCACCGGGGGGGATCCCGCGGCGCGGCTCAGGGTGATCCAGGAGATCGCCGTCGCCTCCGGCTCGCACGGCATGGTGGGGGGGCAGGTGGTCGACATGGAAAGCGAGGGGCGCCACGACGTCGACCTCCCCACGCTCTCCTACATCCACACCCACAAGACCGGCGCGCTGATCCGGGCATCGGTCCGCTGCGGCGCCATCCTGGGGGGGGCGAGCGGGGAGCAGTTCACGTCGCTCACCCGTTACGCCGATGCCATCGGCCTCGCCTTCCAGATCGCCGACGATATCCTCGACGTCGAGGGGACCACCGAAGAACTGGGCAAGGACGCCGGCAGCGACCAGGCTAGAGGCAAGGCGACCTATCCGGCGCTGATGGGGCTGGAGGCGTCCAAGGCCCGCGCCCAGGAGCTGGTGCAGATCGCCCTCGACGCGCTCGCCTCGTTCGACGAGCGGGCCGAGCCGCTGCGCGCCATCGCCTCGTACATCGTGAAAAGGAAATCGTAA
- the dxs gene encoding 1-deoxy-D-xylulose-5-phosphate synthase codes for MPSILDGITDPSQLKSLSLRELETLAEELRARIIDTCAANGGHVAPSLGVVELTIALHRVFDSPKDKIVWDVGHQAYAHKLLTGRKERFGTLRTRGGISGFPKRLESPHDCFDVGHSSTSISAGVGFAVGRDLKKGRNKVLAVIGDGAMTGGLAFEGLNHAGELNKDLVVILNDNEMSISENVGALSNLLSRTITSEYVHRAKKDLEAFLEGLPMFGKSVLKIAKRAEESLKTLFTPGMLFEAFGFEYIGPIDGHDIPKLLETLENVKRFDDAVLIHVLTRKGKGYPPAEANPSLFHGVGPFDVKTGKVLKGKGGAASYTGVFGETVKRLAQEDERIVAITAAMPDGTGLTPFAREFPERFFDVGIAEQHAVTFAAGLAAQGFKPVIALYSSFLQRGFDQLCHDVCLQDLPVVFAIDRAGVVGSDGPTHHGVFDLSYLRVIPGLTVMAPKDENELQHMLATALSLDGPAALRYPRGNGLGVPMDQILTPLPIGRGERLKEGKEGAIIALGTMVEPSREAAAALSLEGIEVAVMNARFVKPLDAGLILELARTGLLVTVEDNVIQGGFGTAVLELLEEHGMTGVRVVRLGYPDSFVEQGEQADLKAAYGLDAAGIARSVREACQGRRAAAPGLPPEQPGFPEQPHV; via the coding sequence ATGCCCAGCATCCTTGACGGCATCACCGACCCGAGTCAACTGAAGTCGCTCTCGTTGCGCGAGCTGGAGACGCTCGCCGAAGAGCTGCGTGCGCGCATCATCGACACCTGCGCCGCGAACGGCGGCCACGTGGCACCGAGCCTCGGCGTGGTGGAGCTCACCATCGCGCTGCACCGGGTCTTCGATTCCCCCAAGGACAAGATCGTCTGGGACGTGGGGCACCAGGCCTACGCCCACAAGCTGCTGACCGGCAGGAAGGAGCGCTTCGGCACGCTGCGCACCCGGGGGGGGATCAGCGGCTTCCCCAAGCGGCTCGAGTCGCCGCATGACTGCTTCGACGTCGGGCACTCCTCCACCTCCATCTCCGCCGGCGTCGGCTTCGCCGTGGGGCGCGACCTGAAGAAGGGGCGCAACAAGGTGCTGGCAGTGATCGGCGACGGCGCCATGACCGGCGGCCTCGCCTTCGAGGGGCTGAACCACGCGGGGGAGCTGAACAAGGACCTGGTGGTGATCCTGAACGACAACGAGATGTCCATCTCCGAGAACGTCGGAGCCCTCTCCAACCTCCTCTCCCGCACCATCACCAGCGAATACGTGCACCGCGCCAAGAAGGACCTGGAAGCCTTCCTGGAGGGGCTCCCGATGTTCGGCAAATCGGTCTTGAAGATCGCCAAGCGTGCGGAGGAGTCGCTGAAGACCCTGTTCACCCCGGGGATGCTCTTCGAGGCCTTCGGTTTCGAGTACATAGGCCCCATCGACGGTCACGACATTCCGAAACTTCTGGAGACGCTTGAGAACGTGAAGCGCTTCGACGACGCGGTGCTGATCCACGTGTTGACCAGGAAAGGAAAGGGGTATCCCCCCGCCGAGGCGAACCCCTCGCTGTTCCACGGTGTTGGGCCCTTCGACGTCAAGACGGGGAAGGTGCTCAAGGGGAAGGGGGGCGCCGCCTCCTACACCGGCGTCTTCGGAGAGACCGTGAAACGGCTGGCGCAGGAGGACGAGCGGATCGTCGCCATCACCGCCGCCATGCCCGACGGTACCGGCCTCACCCCGTTCGCCAGGGAATTCCCCGAGCGTTTCTTCGACGTCGGGATCGCGGAGCAGCACGCGGTGACCTTCGCCGCCGGGCTCGCCGCGCAGGGATTCAAGCCCGTGATCGCCCTCTATTCTTCCTTCCTGCAGCGCGGCTTCGACCAGCTCTGCCACGACGTCTGCCTGCAGGACCTCCCGGTGGTGTTCGCCATCGACCGTGCCGGCGTGGTGGGGAGCGACGGTCCCACCCATCACGGGGTCTTCGACCTCTCCTATCTGCGCGTCATCCCGGGGCTCACCGTGATGGCCCCCAAGGACGAGAACGAACTGCAGCACATGCTGGCGACCGCCCTCTCCCTGGATGGGCCGGCGGCCCTTCGTTACCCGCGCGGCAACGGCCTGGGGGTCCCGATGGACCAGATCCTCACCCCGCTTCCCATTGGCAGGGGGGAGCGGCTCAAAGAGGGAAAGGAGGGCGCCATCATCGCCCTCGGCACCATGGTCGAGCCGTCCCGTGAGGCGGCGGCGGCCCTTTCCCTGGAGGGGATCGAGGTGGCCGTGATGAACGCCCGCTTCGTCAAGCCGCTCGACGCCGGGCTCATCCTGGAGCTGGCCCGGACGGGGCTTCTGGTCACGGTGGAAGACAACGTGATCCAGGGGGGCTTCGGCACCGCCGTTCTCGAACTTCTCGAAGAGCACGGGATGACCGGGGTCCGGGTGGTGCGTCTTGGCTATCCCGACTCTTTCGTCGAGCAGGGGGAGCAGGCGGACCTGAAGGCCGCCTACGGCCTCGACGCCGCCGGGATCGCGCGTTCCGTGCGCGAGGCCTGCCAAGGGCGCCGCGCCGCCGCGCCCGGCCTGCCGCCGGAACAGCCTGGCTTCCCGGAACAGCCGCATGTCTGA
- a CDS encoding peptidase MA family metallohydrolase: protein MSDPRALLVALLLCAGTALAADPLTYGTKAQQLITKGDFVQALEELKAATSRFPYDEELRRQLAFTYTELAKRDLQAGRFAPAAENFRQAHELLPGSRELGLMRGIALYLNKDYAAARDELLQAGEGSEPLVYLGKISYDTGDLPGALDLWRRAKELDPANKVLAGLIEKAERELPVESRMDRGYSSMFDLSVDAELPPGLSAEVLDALESAYNAAGADLGLFPTTRIPVLLYTKKDYSSVTAGPDWSGGLYDGKIRLPVGGITKLTPQLRAIIFHEFTHVLVAELTRGNVPTWLNEGLAEIEGRKEYVPRVPELRGNHLIPVAKLSGGFTGMAGAEAGLAYQQSYLMTRFMVDRYGWYAVQQVLKYLGQGNSMESAVAKALSDYSLDLNAVVREWRESLPGAGTGDAAQ from the coding sequence ATGTCTGACCCCCGCGCGCTGCTTGTCGCCCTGCTTCTTTGCGCCGGCACCGCTCTCGCCGCCGATCCTCTCACCTATGGCACCAAAGCCCAGCAACTGATCACCAAGGGGGACTTTGTCCAGGCGCTCGAAGAGCTGAAGGCGGCGACATCGCGTTTTCCCTACGACGAGGAGCTGCGGCGCCAGCTCGCCTTCACCTACACCGAGCTTGCCAAGCGCGACCTGCAGGCGGGACGTTTCGCGCCGGCGGCGGAAAACTTCCGGCAGGCGCACGAGCTGCTCCCCGGCAGCAGGGAACTCGGCCTCATGCGCGGCATCGCCTTGTACCTCAACAAGGATTACGCTGCCGCCCGGGATGAGCTGCTCCAGGCGGGGGAGGGGAGCGAGCCGCTCGTCTACCTCGGCAAGATCAGCTACGATACCGGCGACCTCCCCGGCGCGCTGGACCTCTGGCGCCGCGCCAAGGAGCTCGATCCCGCCAACAAGGTGCTGGCGGGCCTGATCGAGAAGGCCGAGCGCGAGCTGCCGGTGGAATCGAGGATGGACAGGGGGTACAGCTCCATGTTCGACCTCAGCGTCGACGCCGAGCTTCCCCCGGGGCTTTCCGCCGAGGTGCTGGACGCGCTGGAGAGCGCCTACAACGCCGCGGGCGCCGACCTGGGGCTGTTCCCGACCACCCGCATTCCGGTACTCCTCTACACCAAAAAGGATTACAGCAGCGTGACCGCCGGGCCGGACTGGTCCGGCGGGCTCTACGACGGCAAGATCCGCCTCCCGGTGGGCGGGATCACGAAGCTCACCCCGCAACTGCGCGCCATCATCTTCCACGAGTTCACCCACGTCCTGGTGGCGGAGCTTACCCGGGGGAATGTCCCGACCTGGCTCAACGAGGGGCTGGCCGAGATCGAGGGGCGCAAGGAGTACGTCCCGCGCGTACCGGAACTCCGTGGCAACCATCTGATCCCGGTGGCCAAGCTGTCCGGGGGCTTTACCGGCATGGCGGGCGCGGAGGCGGGGCTTGCCTACCAGCAAAGCTACCTGATGACCCGTTTCATGGTCGACCGCTACGGGTGGTACGCCGTGCAGCAGGTTCTGAAGTACCTTGGCCAGGGAAACAGCATGGAGTCGGCGGTCGCCAAGGCTTTGTCTGATTACTCGCTGGACCTGAACGCGGTGGTGAGAGAATGGCGCGAGTCGCTTCCCGGTGCTGGTACGGGCGACGCGGCACAGTGA
- a CDS encoding holo-[acyl-carrier-protein] synthase, with translation MIYGTGVDIVEIARFDKFLKQGNDALFQRIFTQNEIAYCSAKKHAAQHYALRFGAKEAFLKALGTGLRGGLSWQDMEVVNDELGKPTLRLAGRAGELFREAGLCGCFLSLSHDAGCAVAMVVLER, from the coding sequence TTGATTTACGGTACCGGCGTTGACATCGTGGAGATCGCGCGCTTCGACAAGTTCCTGAAGCAGGGGAACGACGCCCTGTTTCAGCGCATCTTCACGCAAAACGAGATAGCTTACTGCTCGGCGAAGAAACATGCCGCGCAGCACTACGCACTCCGTTTCGGCGCCAAGGAAGCCTTTTTGAAGGCGCTCGGCACGGGGCTGCGCGGCGGGCTTTCCTGGCAGGACATGGAAGTGGTCAACGACGAGCTGGGCAAGCCGACGTTGAGGCTTGCCGGGCGGGCCGGGGAGCTGTTCCGCGAGGCGGGGCTGTGCGGCTGTTTCCTGTCGCTTTCCCACGACGCCGGCTGTGCTGTGGCCATGGTGGTACTGGAGCGCTAG